Part of the Amycolatopsis sp. 195334CR genome is shown below.
TCTGGGCGTCCCCGCTGGACGACAGGACGCTGGCCGAACTGGCACCCGAGGTGGCCGCGGCCGGGTTCGACTGCATCGAGCTGCCCGTCGAGAACCTCGGCGACTGGCAGCCCGGTGCGGCGGCCCGGCTGCTGGCCGGCCTCGGTCTCTCCGCCTCGGTGGCGCTGGTCATGCCACCGGGTCGGGAGCTGGTCGCCGCCGACGACGCCACGGTCAAGTCCACACAGGACTACTTGAAGGCGGTCGCCGACGTCGCCGCGGAGGTGGGCTCGCCGGTCATCGCCGGGCCCGCCTACAGTTCGGTCGGGCGCACCTGGAAGATGTCCGAAGCGGAGCGGGCCGCCTGCCTGGAGCAGTTGCGGGACAACCTTTCCCCGGTGATCGAGCACGCTCGGTCGGTCGGGGTCCAGGTGGCCGTCGAACCGCTCAACCGGTACGAAACCAGCCTGCTGAACACGGTCGCGCAGACCCTGGAAGCGCTTTCCGAGCTCGACGGCTGCGGCGTGGCGATCGACGTCTACCACCAGAACATCGAGGAGACCGACATCCCGGCCGCGATCCGGGCGGCCACCGGCCGGATCGCCCACGTGCAGGTCTGCGCGAACGACCGCGGCACGCCGGGCACCGACCACCTGGACTGGCCGGGCATCCTGGCCGCGCTCGCGGACGCCGGGTACACCGGCCCGCTGTGCATCGAGTCCTTCACCGCGCACAACGCGAGCATCGCCACCGCGGCGTCGATCTGGCGGCCGCTCGCGGAAAGCCAGGACGCGCTGGCCGCCGACGGCCTCGCGTTCCTGCGGAAGATCCAGAAAGGGGGCTAGACCACCGCGGCGCCGGCACGCTGCTGCAGCACGTTTTCCTCTCCCATCACCCCGAACCGTGAGGAATCCATGAGTATTCGACGAAGAATACTGCCGAAGGTAGGCGGGACCCTGCTGGCCGCGCTGCTCGGCCTGGGCCTGGTGCCCGCCGCCGTGCAGGCGCACCCCGGGCACGAGCAGGACCCCGAGTTCCGGGCCCTGCTGTTCACCAAGACCGCGGGTTACCGGCACGACTCCATCCCCGCCGGCGTGGCCATGTTCGAGCAGCTCGCCACGGACAACCACTTCGAGATCGACCACACCGAGGACTCCACCGTCTTCAACGACGCCGCACTCGCCACCTACGACGTGGTGATCATGTTCCAGACCTCGGGCATGGTGTGGCAGAACGACGCCGAACGCGCGGCCATCCAGAAGTACGTCGAGAACGGCGGCGGTATCGCGGCCGTGCACAACGCCACGGACATGGGGATCGAGAACGAGTTCCCGTGGTGGGACGACCTGGTCAACGCGGGCACGCACATGCCGTCGCACTCCCCGGGCGTGCTGCAGGGCACGGCGAAGGTGGTGGACAAGAACCACCCGTCCACGGCCGGGCTGCCGGAGCGCTGGAACCGCGCCGAGGAGTGGTACAACTTCGACAAGAGCATCCGCGGCAAGGCCCACGTGCTGGTCTCCGCGGACGAGACCACCTACAACCCCGGCGGCGACGCGATGGGGTCGGACCACCCGATCTCCTGGTGCCGCGACGTGGGCACCTCGCGCGTGTGGTCGACCGCGATGGGGCACCCGATCGGCGCCTACAGCGAACCGGAGTTCGTCCAGCACCTGCTGGGCGGCGTGCGGACCGCGGCCAAGGTGGTGCCCGCCGACTGCGCGGCCACTGTGGACACCGCGTTCGAGAAGAAGCCGCTGGACACCAACACCAAGGCGCCGACCGCGATGGACATCGCGCCGGACGGGCGGGTCTTCTACACCGAGATCCTCGGCCAGGTGAAGCTGCACGACCCGGCCACCGGGGCCAACACCGTCGCGCTCGACCTGCCGGTCTACTCCGGTGGTGAGGACGGCCTGGTCGGGCTGACGCTGGACCCGAACTTCGCCGACAACGGCTGGCTCTACCTGTACTACTCGCCCCCGGGCACCGAGGAGATCAACCGCGTCTCGCGGTTCACCGTCGAAGGTGACGTGATCGTGCCGGGTTCGGAGAGCAAGCTGATCGACATCCCCGCGTCGCGGCGCGAGGAGCCGGGTCACACCGGTGGTTACCTGACCTTCGGGCCGAACGGGAACCTCTACATCGGCGTCGGCGACGACACCAACCCGTTCCAGTCGAGCGGTTACTCGCCGATCGACGAGCGCCCCGGTCGTGACCTGTTCGACGCGCAGAAGACCTCGGCGAACACGAACGACCTGCGCGGCAAGATCCTGCGCGTGACGCCGAAGGCCGAGGGCGGCTACACCGTGCCCGAGGGCAACATGTTCGCCCCCGGCACGGCGAAGACGCTGCCGGAGATCTACGCGATGGGCTTCCGGAACTCGTTCCGGTTCAGCGTGGACACCGACGGCACGATCTACGCCGCCGACTACGGTCCCGACGCCCGCACCGCCGACCCGAACCGCGGGCCGGACGGGCAGGTCGAGTGGAACGTGATCAAGGAGCCGGGCTTCTACGGCTGGCCGTACTGCACCGGCAACGACATCCCGTACAACGACTTCGACTTCGCGACCAGCACCTCGGGGCCGAAGTTCGACTGCGCCAACCTGGTCAACACCTCGCCGAACAACACCGGCCTGACCGAGCTGCCGCCGTCGAAGGTGGCCGAGGTCTGGTACGGCTACGGCCACTCGCCCAACTTCCCGGAGCTGGGCGAGGGCGGCTCGGCGCCGATGGCGGGCCCGGTCTACCGGTTCGACCCGAACCTGGCCTCGGAGACGAAGTTCCCGCAGTACTACGACGGGAAGGCGTTCTTCTACGAGTGGGCGCGCAACAAGATCTACACCTTCTCGTCCGACGCCCAGGGCAAGATCCTGGAGATCGACCCGTGGTACCAGAGCCAGACCACGCTGGCGCCGATGGACATGCGCTTCGGCCCGGACGGCGCGATGTACCTGCTCGAGTGGGGTGGCGGTTACGGCCGCGACAACCCCGACTCGGGGCTGTACCGGATCGAGCACACGCAGGGCAACCGCTCCCCGCTGGCCAAGGCGACCGCGTCGCCGACCTCGGGCCAGACGCCGCTGGAGGTCACCTTCTCCAGCGCGGGTTCGGCAGACCCGGAGGGCACCGACGTCACCTACTCGTGGAGCTTCGGTGACGGTGCCACCTCGACCGAGCCGAACCCCACGCACACCTACGCGGCGAAGGGCGCCTACAACGCCCAGCTGAC
Proteins encoded:
- a CDS encoding ThuA domain-containing protein, whose translation is MSIRRRILPKVGGTLLAALLGLGLVPAAVQAHPGHEQDPEFRALLFTKTAGYRHDSIPAGVAMFEQLATDNHFEIDHTEDSTVFNDAALATYDVVIMFQTSGMVWQNDAERAAIQKYVENGGGIAAVHNATDMGIENEFPWWDDLVNAGTHMPSHSPGVLQGTAKVVDKNHPSTAGLPERWNRAEEWYNFDKSIRGKAHVLVSADETTYNPGGDAMGSDHPISWCRDVGTSRVWSTAMGHPIGAYSEPEFVQHLLGGVRTAAKVVPADCAATVDTAFEKKPLDTNTKAPTAMDIAPDGRVFYTEILGQVKLHDPATGANTVALDLPVYSGGEDGLVGLTLDPNFADNGWLYLYYSPPGTEEINRVSRFTVEGDVIVPGSESKLIDIPASRREEPGHTGGYLTFGPNGNLYIGVGDDTNPFQSSGYSPIDERPGRDLFDAQKTSANTNDLRGKILRVTPKAEGGYTVPEGNMFAPGTAKTLPEIYAMGFRNSFRFSVDTDGTIYAADYGPDARTADPNRGPDGQVEWNVIKEPGFYGWPYCTGNDIPYNDFDFATSTSGPKFDCANLVNTSPNNTGLTELPPSKVAEVWYGYGHSPNFPELGEGGSAPMAGPVYRFDPNLASETKFPQYYDGKAFFYEWARNKIYTFSSDAQGKILEIDPWYQSQTTLAPMDMRFGPDGAMYLLEWGGGYGRDNPDSGLYRIEHTQGNRSPLAKATASPTSGQTPLEVTFSSAGSADPEGTDVTYSWSFGDGATSTEPNPTHTYAAKGAYNAQLTVTDATGKTGVANITVTVGNTAPTVDVAWPVDGGMFDFGDTVAFDVNVTDPEDVDIDCSTVVVQPALGHDSHGHPLDPINACEGQFQTIVDDGHADANILYSVDASYTDKGADGVPALNGRDTAVLQPKHKQAEFFTGSSGIRIVSQAGAESGRRIGDINGGDWISFKPVNFTGIDQISLRASAPAGAGGSVEVRAGAVDGALLADVPVPSTGGWDNYVQLPPVDLAAFEGTTEMFLVFRGGVGPFDLDSMKFIGDGVAVVDAQAPKTTAAFTAADGANGWYRTAPTVTLTADDGTGSGVAGTEYRIGGGAWTPYTAPFTVPGEGEQVIAYRSTDKKGNVEAEGSSVLKIDAGAPALTVGGVQAGGSYGDSEVLGFTWEAGDPVSGLDSAVARLDGQPVVSGAPVALHALSLGAHELVVTAKDKAGNVVEQKFGFTVTTSLADVRALVDQFTEAGKVDQFTSAQLKLTLTTAKFLQDKNSPQGAAAVLSLFKHTVERKVTDPAARSVLVRDAQALIDGLRT
- a CDS encoding sugar phosphate isomerase/epimerase, which gives rise to MHTIGVNTWVWASPLDDRTLAELAPEVAAAGFDCIELPVENLGDWQPGAAARLLAGLGLSASVALVMPPGRELVAADDATVKSTQDYLKAVADVAAEVGSPVIAGPAYSSVGRTWKMSEAERAACLEQLRDNLSPVIEHARSVGVQVAVEPLNRYETSLLNTVAQTLEALSELDGCGVAIDVYHQNIEETDIPAAIRAATGRIAHVQVCANDRGTPGTDHLDWPGILAALADAGYTGPLCIESFTAHNASIATAASIWRPLAESQDALAADGLAFLRKIQKGG